The following coding sequences lie in one Frigoribacterium sp. SL97 genomic window:
- a CDS encoding DNA polymerase III subunit delta', translated as MPLWEHLTGQPDAIEALTAAASTQPGNASMTHSWLITGPPGSGRSNLAYAFAAALLSREPADEEATLRQVAARSHPDLAVLSTERIIITIDEVRSLVAASQFSPSVGRYRVVVIEDADRMTERTSNLLLKALEEPPPRTVWLLCAPSEADLIPTIRSRVRSVRLRMPAVADVAALLEDRDGVESEIALVAAREAQSHIGMARRLALDSSARSRRRQTLETALGIRSVSDAVIAAATLLAVAGDDAKAITEERDAEERASALRSLGVEPGGTVPPALRSQLRALEDDQKRRATRSLRDGIDRIMVDLLSLYRDVLLLQLGVDEQPINEAIRAQLDAAATASTPAATLAVLDAIALARRRIEANVSPAMALEAMLVVVSRHATR; from the coding sequence ATGCCCCTCTGGGAACACCTCACGGGTCAGCCCGACGCCATCGAGGCGTTGACAGCGGCGGCTTCCACCCAGCCCGGCAACGCCTCGATGACCCATTCGTGGCTCATCACCGGCCCGCCCGGCTCGGGTCGCTCCAACCTCGCCTACGCCTTCGCGGCCGCGTTGCTCTCACGAGAGCCGGCCGACGAGGAGGCGACCCTCCGGCAGGTCGCCGCGAGGTCGCATCCCGACCTCGCGGTCCTCAGCACGGAACGCATCATCATCACGATCGACGAGGTCCGGTCCCTGGTCGCGGCGAGCCAGTTCTCGCCGTCGGTGGGTCGCTACCGGGTGGTCGTCATCGAGGACGCCGACCGCATGACCGAGCGGACCTCGAACCTCCTGCTCAAGGCGCTCGAGGAGCCGCCACCCCGGACGGTCTGGCTGCTGTGCGCCCCGAGCGAGGCCGACCTCATCCCGACGATCCGCTCCCGCGTCCGCAGCGTGCGCCTCCGCATGCCCGCCGTGGCCGACGTCGCCGCGCTCCTCGAGGACCGCGACGGGGTGGAGTCGGAGATCGCCCTCGTGGCGGCCCGGGAGGCCCAGAGCCACATCGGCATGGCGCGGCGCCTGGCGCTCGACTCCTCGGCGAGGTCGCGACGTCGTCAGACCCTCGAGACCGCCCTGGGCATCCGCAGCGTCTCGGACGCCGTCATCGCGGCGGCGACCCTGCTCGCGGTGGCGGGCGACGACGCCAAGGCGATCACGGAAGAGCGTGACGCCGAAGAACGGGCGAGCGCCCTGCGCTCCCTGGGCGTCGAGCCGGGTGGCACCGTGCCTCCGGCGTTGCGGAGCCAACTGCGCGCCCTCGAGGACGACCAGAAACGCCGAGCGACCCGGAGCCTCCGCGACGGGATCGATCGCATCATGGTCGACCTCCTCTCGCTGTACCGCGACGTCCTGCTGCTGCAGCTGGGCGTCGACGAGCAGCCCATCAACGAGGCCATCCGGGCACAGCTCGACGCCGCGGCGACCGCTTCCACCCCGGCCGCGACCCTGGCCGTCCTCGACGCGATCGCCCTGGCCCGCCGCCGCATCGAGGCCAACGTGTCGCCGGCCATGGCGCTCGAAGCCATGCTGGTGGTCGTCAGCCGTCACGCCACCCGCTGA